A genomic window from Cloacibacillus evryensis DSM 19522 includes:
- a CDS encoding polysaccharide biosynthesis protein: MLKGDPLYRKMLQMILWFGLRNRRVLLVDIVCLVGAVFVGYSMRLSYLLGMKYFHDFLMTVLAFSLVIISALFVGKTYTVVWTRASVEEYARFARWYWIGVVAFVMLNYFTRIVTVPRSSFLIFILLAVMFMTGVRAMWRLAAVNRCPHDVAVQRVLIVGAGEAGTLMARDLRRNSTTMDPIGFIDDDPTLKDMSVASLKVLGTKKDLSTIIKRCAIDTVLIAIPSATGAQMQEYVDILSKENVTVRVLPSLLTLADGQVSVSRLRSVNLEDLLRRDPIKLDNENIAAIIKDKIVMVTGAGGSIGSEICRQVLARGPRALVALGHGEQSIYLLLESLRDEGITIPVIPVIADVADETTMKMVFEKHRPQTIFHAGAHKHVPLMEDNPREALRVNAFGTWNIATLAGKNSVERFVMISTDKAVHPTSVMGATKRAAERLLLSAQHEYPSTKYMAVRFGNVLGSRGSVVPKFERQIAAGGPVTVTHPDMKRYFMLIPEAVSLVLQAGAMGEGGELFVLDMGAPVKISEMAETLIRLHGYEPHKDIQIKYTGIRPGEKLYEELFYDPNHVDVTAHKKIFRAKLTPEKDTILETVRDMICGKYGEDTAKIKAKILSLGCEGKQQ; encoded by the coding sequence ATGCTGAAGGGCGACCCCCTATACAGAAAGATGCTGCAAATGATCCTCTGGTTCGGCTTGCGCAACCGCCGCGTGCTGCTGGTGGATATCGTCTGCCTTGTCGGAGCCGTTTTTGTCGGATACTCCATGAGGCTTTCCTACCTTCTGGGCATGAAGTATTTCCACGACTTCCTGATGACGGTGCTGGCCTTTTCTCTGGTCATAATTTCGGCTCTGTTCGTCGGCAAGACTTATACCGTGGTCTGGACGCGCGCCAGCGTCGAGGAATACGCACGTTTCGCACGCTGGTACTGGATCGGCGTCGTCGCTTTCGTCATGCTCAACTACTTTACGCGCATAGTCACCGTGCCGCGTTCCTCTTTCCTGATATTTATATTGCTCGCGGTCATGTTCATGACAGGCGTGCGCGCCATGTGGCGGCTCGCCGCGGTAAACCGCTGTCCTCATGATGTTGCGGTGCAGCGCGTGCTCATTGTCGGAGCGGGGGAGGCCGGTACGCTGATGGCGCGAGATCTTCGCAGAAACTCCACCACCATGGATCCCATTGGGTTCATCGACGACGACCCCACTTTAAAAGATATGTCCGTCGCCTCGTTAAAAGTCCTGGGAACCAAAAAAGACCTTTCCACGATAATCAAGCGCTGTGCGATAGATACCGTGCTGATAGCGATCCCGTCGGCTACCGGAGCGCAGATGCAGGAATATGTGGATATACTCAGTAAAGAGAATGTCACCGTCCGCGTGCTGCCGAGCCTGCTGACACTCGCCGACGGGCAGGTCAGCGTCAGCAGACTGCGCTCCGTGAACCTTGAGGACCTTCTGCGCCGCGACCCGATCAAGCTGGACAACGAAAACATCGCCGCCATCATCAAAGATAAAATAGTTATGGTAACGGGGGCCGGCGGTTCCATCGGCTCCGAAATATGCCGCCAGGTGCTGGCGCGCGGCCCCAGAGCGTTGGTGGCCCTCGGCCACGGGGAACAATCGATATACTTGCTCCTTGAGTCTCTGCGCGACGAGGGTATAACGATACCCGTCATACCGGTGATAGCCGATGTCGCTGATGAGACGACCATGAAAATGGTCTTTGAAAAACACCGGCCGCAGACGATCTTCCACGCCGGGGCCCACAAACACGTGCCGCTGATGGAAGACAACCCGCGTGAAGCATTGCGCGTCAACGCCTTCGGGACGTGGAATATTGCGACGCTGGCCGGTAAAAACAGCGTAGAGCGCTTTGTGATGATCTCCACCGACAAGGCGGTACATCCCACCAGCGTGATGGGGGCGACGAAGCGCGCCGCCGAGCGTCTGCTGCTATCAGCCCAGCATGAATATCCGTCTACCAAGTACATGGCCGTGCGCTTCGGCAACGTGTTGGGCAGCCGCGGCAGCGTGGTGCCGAAATTCGAGCGCCAGATAGCCGCCGGCGGCCCGGTAACCGTCACCCATCCCGATATGAAGCGTTACTTCATGCTGATACCGGAAGCCGTCAGCCTCGTCCTCCAGGCAGGAGCCATGGGAGAGGGAGGCGAGCTCTTCGTCCTCGACATGGGAGCGCCGGTGAAAATATCCGAAATGGCTGAGACATTGATCCGCCTCCACGGCTACGAACCGCATAAAGACATCCAGATAAAATACACCGGCATCCGCCCCGGTGAAAAGCTCTATGAAGAACTCTTCTACGACCCCAACCATGTGGACGTGACCGCGCACAAAAAGATATTCAGGGCCAAGCTGACTCCGGAAAAGGACACCATTCTTGAGACGGTGCGCGATATGATATGCGGAAAATACGGTGAAGACACAGCGAAAATCAAAGCTAAGATATTGAGCTTAGGCTGCGAAGGAAAACAACAATGA
- a CDS encoding Wzz/FepE/Etk N-terminal domain-containing protein, producing MDNYKNMEMLPEDDGDEMSMLDILIVLAEQKRLIAAATILFALAGLAYAIFFTVPKYSSEVQMMPISSNVIDKGEFSVYMPANIVNGIIVSNAMMDAVIDEFKLMNKDGKAVSKIAARRELEKDIKVDADKNGVVTLEVKADAPDKAMKIADFIYEKTNAALQKMGVSAAITDKNAFLEKTIKDKFDEIQKLETPQNDTSKMASVLELYTIISQYDENKKIKDKSPVVLQLISPASIPDEKAPQGRGKIVALSTLLGLFCAVTLAFARHFWKSCENDPVTAQKKALLKKLIGFKKV from the coding sequence ATGGATAACTACAAAAATATGGAAATGCTTCCTGAAGACGACGGCGATGAAATGTCTATGCTGGACATCCTGATAGTCCTTGCGGAACAGAAAAGGCTGATAGCCGCTGCGACTATTTTATTTGCATTGGCCGGCCTGGCATACGCGATATTCTTCACCGTGCCAAAGTACAGCAGTGAAGTACAGATGATGCCTATCTCCTCAAATGTAATCGATAAAGGGGAGTTTTCCGTCTATATGCCGGCCAACATCGTGAACGGCATCATTGTCAGCAACGCGATGATGGACGCCGTCATCGACGAATTCAAGCTCATGAATAAAGACGGCAAAGCTGTGTCGAAGATAGCCGCGCGCAGAGAGCTTGAGAAAGATATTAAAGTAGACGCGGATAAAAACGGTGTCGTAACTCTGGAAGTAAAAGCGGACGCACCGGATAAGGCCATGAAAATTGCGGATTTTATATACGAGAAGACAAACGCGGCCCTCCAGAAGATGGGGGTATCCGCCGCGATAACGGATAAGAATGCCTTCCTCGAGAAAACTATCAAAGATAAATTTGACGAAATACAAAAACTGGAGACGCCGCAGAACGATACATCAAAAATGGCTTCCGTGCTTGAGTTGTACACGATCATTTCCCAGTATGACGAAAATAAAAAAATAAAAGATAAAAGCCCTGTCGTCCTGCAGCTGATATCTCCGGCCTCTATTCCGGACGAAAAAGCTCCGCAGGGCCGGGGAAAGATCGTCGCGCTTTCCACGCTGCTGGGGCTCTTCTGCGCCGTAACGCTTGCCTTTGCGCGCCATTTCTGGAAATCATGTGAAAACGACCCGGTGACGGCGCAGAAAAAAGCCCTTCTCAAAAAACTGATCGGCTTTAAAAAAGTGTAG
- a CDS encoding polysaccharide biosynthesis protein — MSLYFNNEILLITGGTGSFGHAVLDRFLSTDIKEIRIFSRDEKKQDDMRTEYHNNEKIKFYIGDVRDINSVKNAMHGVDYIFHAAALKQVPSCEFFPIEAVKTNVIGTGNVLSAAIEYGVKKIICLSTDKAAYPINAMGTSKAMMEKVVVAKSRTVSEDKTVICCTRYGNVMASRGSVIPRFVEQIKAGQPITITEPAMTRFIMSLEEAVDLVIFAFEHAANGDIMVQKAPACTIEVLAQAIKELFNPDAETKIIGIRHGEKMYETLLTKEECAHAEDMGNFFRVPCDKRDLNYEKYFNIGTPIENTVYEFNSNNTKRLRVEQVKSKLMSLQYIRDELDYKGKRIR, encoded by the coding sequence ATGTCCCTGTATTTTAATAATGAAATTTTATTAATCACGGGCGGCACGGGTTCTTTCGGTCACGCGGTCCTCGACCGTTTCCTTTCTACGGACATAAAAGAAATCCGCATCTTCTCCCGCGACGAGAAGAAACAGGACGACATGCGCACCGAATATCACAATAACGAGAAGATAAAATTCTACATCGGCGACGTGCGCGATATAAACAGCGTCAAGAACGCCATGCACGGCGTAGATTACATCTTCCATGCAGCCGCTCTGAAACAGGTGCCCTCCTGCGAGTTCTTCCCCATTGAGGCGGTGAAGACCAACGTCATCGGCACGGGCAACGTCCTCTCTGCCGCCATCGAATACGGCGTGAAAAAGATCATCTGCCTCTCCACCGATAAGGCCGCCTATCCCATCAACGCCATGGGCACATCCAAAGCCATGATGGAAAAGGTCGTCGTCGCAAAGTCACGCACCGTGTCGGAGGATAAAACCGTTATCTGCTGCACGAGATACGGCAACGTCATGGCCTCGCGCGGTTCCGTCATTCCCCGTTTTGTGGAGCAGATAAAGGCGGGGCAGCCGATAACCATCACCGAACCTGCCATGACCCGCTTTATCATGAGCCTTGAAGAGGCGGTGGATCTGGTGATATTCGCCTTCGAACATGCCGCAAACGGCGACATCATGGTCCAGAAGGCCCCTGCCTGCACCATAGAGGTACTGGCCCAGGCGATAAAAGAGTTATTCAACCCCGACGCTGAGACAAAGATCATCGGCATCCGCCATGGAGAGAAAATGTACGAGACCCTCCTGACCAAAGAAGAATGCGCCCATGCAGAAGACATGGGCAACTTCTTCCGCGTCCCCTGCGATAAGCGCGACTTGAACTATGAGAAATACTTCAATATAGGTACGCCAATAGAAAATACTGTCTATGAATTCAATTCCAATAATACGAAACGTTTACGCGTCGAGCAGGTTAAGTCAAAGCTGATGTCCCTGCAATACATTCGTGACGAATTAGATTATAAAGGAAAAAGAATCAGATGA
- a CDS encoding DMT family transporter, with translation MPLWGFLLSFLAAAMWAVSPIMVNHGVAISKCSIHEINPYRAVPFFAASLIIALINTGGDITLVTSPLVYLYLFAGVFAGYLLGDLFYFVAIREIGVSLAIPVANGYPILVIFTSWLLLGEPVTAKILWGVIVVVFGVLLLRFGGEGSKETNDVARALHNKRRLMKGFAFAIAAGCCWALSAPLTKLVIVTSGLSPTEVTFYRSFAFLVISVIARIVVVKYRPESTVPLLKVSPAAALYFAGASVIGLCLGSIAYAACLVVMPVAIVTAITATSPFIAALFGHFVLKERLMKPQWIGVALIIVGSVVVGI, from the coding sequence ATGCCGTTATGGGGTTTTCTGCTCAGTTTTCTTGCCGCCGCGATGTGGGCAGTATCGCCTATCATGGTCAATCATGGGGTTGCCATATCTAAATGTTCGATACATGAAATAAACCCTTACCGCGCGGTTCCTTTTTTCGCAGCCTCGCTCATCATTGCCCTGATAAACACCGGCGGCGATATAACGCTGGTCACCTCGCCGCTTGTATATCTCTATCTCTTCGCGGGAGTATTTGCCGGTTATCTGTTGGGAGACCTCTTTTACTTCGTCGCCATTCGCGAGATCGGCGTCAGCCTCGCCATCCCGGTGGCGAACGGCTATCCGATACTGGTCATTTTCACCTCCTGGCTGCTGCTCGGAGAGCCGGTAACGGCAAAGATCCTTTGGGGCGTCATCGTAGTCGTCTTCGGTGTTCTGCTGCTTCGCTTCGGCGGGGAGGGGAGCAAAGAGACAAACGACGTGGCGCGCGCGCTCCACAACAAGCGGCGGCTGATGAAGGGCTTCGCTTTCGCCATCGCCGCGGGATGCTGCTGGGCCCTCTCGGCTCCGCTGACGAAACTTGTGATCGTAACTTCCGGGCTCAGCCCGACTGAGGTGACCTTTTACCGTTCCTTCGCCTTTCTCGTCATCTCCGTCATCGCGCGTATAGTCGTCGTAAAATACCGGCCGGAGTCGACGGTCCCGCTGCTAAAAGTATCGCCTGCCGCGGCCCTTTATTTCGCGGGAGCGTCCGTTATCGGCCTCTGCCTCGGCTCCATCGCCTACGCCGCCTGCCTGGTCGTGATGCCGGTGGCGATCGTAACGGCGATCACGGCGACCAGTCCCTTTATCGCCGCGCTCTTCGGCCATTTCGTCCTCAAGGAGCGCCTGATGAAGCCGCAGTGGATAGGCGTCGCCCTCATCATTGTCGGCTCCGTCGTCGTTGGGATATAG
- a CDS encoding sodium ion-translocating decarboxylase subunit beta, which produces MDFFIHTFEAVTWQSLVMMGVGGLLIYLAVKKEFEPNLLLPMGFGTILVNLPLSSALDQIAGGKLIEGALSMFFKIGIATEIMPLLILIAVGAMCDFTPLLSNPKMFLFGLTAQMGIFLTMGLALFFGYNVYEAASIGIIGAADGPTSIYVSSRFAPNLLGPISVAAYTYMALVPLIQPPVIMALTTQNERRMKMPYADRPVSRRMLILFPIFITILGGIIAPASVSLLGFVMFGNLLRVSGVTDRLSNAAQNELANIVTILLGFAIAATMTGEKFVNLNTLVIIAMGLVAFVLDTAGGVLTAKLLNLFLPKDKRINPMIGAAGISAFPMSARTIQRMGQKADPANHLLMHAVGANVAGQIGSVLAGGALLAYLG; this is translated from the coding sequence ATGGATTTCTTCATCCACACATTTGAGGCGGTTACGTGGCAGAGTCTTGTAATGATGGGCGTAGGCGGCCTGCTGATATACCTGGCGGTAAAAAAAGAATTCGAGCCTAATCTGCTTCTGCCAATGGGTTTCGGTACGATCCTTGTAAACCTCCCCCTCTCGTCGGCGCTTGACCAGATAGCGGGCGGCAAGCTCATCGAGGGAGCCCTCTCAATGTTCTTCAAGATCGGCATCGCCACCGAGATCATGCCCTTGCTGATCCTGATAGCTGTCGGTGCGATGTGTGACTTTACGCCGCTGCTCTCCAACCCGAAAATGTTCCTCTTCGGACTCACCGCCCAGATGGGGATATTCCTCACCATGGGGCTGGCGCTCTTCTTTGGCTATAACGTCTACGAGGCGGCCTCGATCGGCATTATCGGCGCGGCGGACGGGCCGACCTCTATCTATGTCTCGTCGCGCTTCGCGCCTAATCTGCTGGGGCCGATCTCTGTCGCCGCCTATACTTACATGGCGCTCGTGCCCCTTATCCAGCCGCCGGTGATCATGGCCCTCACGACGCAGAACGAGCGCCGCATGAAAATGCCGTACGCCGACAGGCCTGTATCGCGCCGTATGCTGATACTATTCCCGATATTCATAACCATCCTCGGCGGCATCATCGCGCCCGCCTCCGTCTCGCTGCTGGGCTTCGTCATGTTCGGAAACCTGCTGCGCGTCAGCGGCGTCACCGACCGCCTTTCAAACGCCGCGCAGAACGAGCTCGCCAACATCGTCACCATCCTCCTCGGATTCGCGATCGCCGCGACGATGACGGGCGAAAAATTCGTCAACCTGAACACCCTTGTGATAATCGCCATGGGACTCGTCGCCTTCGTGCTCGACACGGCGGGCGGCGTACTCACAGCGAAGCTGCTGAACCTCTTCCTGCCGAAGGACAAACGTATCAACCCGATGATCGGCGCGGCGGGGATCTCCGCCTTTCCGATGTCCGCGCGGACCATCCAGCGGATGGGACAGAAGGCCGACCCGGCAAACCACCTGCTGATGCACGCCGTCGGCGCGAACGTCGCCGGCCAGATAGGTTCGGTCCTCGCCGGAGGTGCGCTGCTGGCGTATTTGGGATGA
- a CDS encoding Fic family protein: protein MRLCKQGPVSVSEIAAKFGQKQPSGHLKRLVREMNRDGILAFTIPETPRSRLQKYRLTDKGRNLLSGESLTLAEDKDETL, encoded by the coding sequence ATGCGCCTTTGCAAGCAAGGGCCGGTATCAGTTTCCGAGATAGCGGCAAAATTCGGACAAAAACAGCCCTCCGGTCACTTGAAACGGCTTGTTCGAGAGATGAACAGAGATGGAATCCTTGCATTTACAATACCAGAAACGCCGCGCAGCCGCCTGCAGAAATACAGGCTCACCGACAAAGGACGGAATCTGTTAAGCGGCGAATCCCTGACGTTAGCTGAGGATAAGGATGAAACTTTGTAA
- a CDS encoding glycosyltransferase family 4 protein codes for MKILVFCQYYYPENFQINDICEQLAHDGNDVTVITGLPNYPSGIIPDEYKYGQKRDEIINGVHVIRCFEIGRRKGTLGLAVNYLSYCISATFMAKRLPDDFDVVFVYQLSPVLMAIPGIKYARKNKTPLLLYCCDLWPESMKLIVKKERSFFFQIIKKISTSIYMDCSRILTQSSSFVSYMERVHMISSDKLSYLPAFASDDYLEANFTPDDSTVDFIFLGNVGIAQNLEEVIEAVATLGDLQRFILHIVGDGSSLAGLKLKVSNMGLDEKVRFYGRRPVEEMPNFYKLADACIVSLKSDNLTGLTLPSKVQGYMAAGKPIIGMIDGPAKEVIQKSGCGICVPSGDVQGMSNAMREFITHKDRYKNCGANGRKYFADHFSKRVFMSTLYNELNELRSKRNVPVF; via the coding sequence ATGAAAATCCTTGTCTTCTGTCAATACTATTATCCGGAAAATTTTCAGATCAACGACATTTGTGAGCAACTGGCACATGACGGAAATGATGTAACAGTTATCACAGGGCTCCCAAATTATCCGTCAGGGATTATTCCTGACGAGTATAAGTATGGGCAAAAGCGTGATGAAATCATCAACGGCGTTCATGTTATTCGTTGTTTTGAAATTGGCCGCCGCAAAGGGACGCTAGGGCTTGCTGTCAATTACCTCAGTTATTGTATATCGGCAACATTCATGGCAAAAAGATTGCCCGATGATTTTGACGTGGTGTTCGTATATCAGCTTTCTCCCGTGCTAATGGCTATTCCAGGCATTAAATATGCTCGTAAGAATAAAACTCCGTTGCTGCTTTATTGTTGTGACCTTTGGCCGGAATCCATGAAGTTGATTGTCAAGAAAGAAAGGAGCTTTTTCTTTCAGATAATCAAAAAAATCAGCACTTCTATATACATGGATTGTAGTCGAATCCTGACACAATCGAGCAGCTTTGTTTCATACATGGAACGTGTGCACATGATTTCTTCCGACAAGTTATCGTATCTTCCTGCGTTCGCAAGCGATGATTATCTGGAAGCAAATTTCACTCCTGATGACAGTACCGTAGATTTCATTTTTCTTGGCAACGTTGGAATTGCCCAGAATTTAGAGGAAGTCATAGAGGCGGTAGCGACATTAGGGGATTTGCAGCGCTTTATCCTTCACATTGTGGGCGACGGCTCAAGCCTTGCCGGGTTAAAGCTAAAAGTTTCAAATATGGGGCTGGATGAAAAAGTCCGTTTTTATGGTCGCCGTCCGGTTGAAGAAATGCCGAACTTTTATAAATTAGCGGATGCCTGCATTGTTTCACTCAAATCGGATAATTTGACAGGCCTGACACTCCCCTCAAAAGTACAGGGCTATATGGCGGCAGGAAAACCAATTATAGGAATGATTGACGGCCCCGCAAAGGAAGTTATTCAAAAATCCGGCTGTGGAATCTGTGTGCCGTCGGGAGATGTACAAGGAATGAGCAACGCTATGCGTGAGTTTATCACCCATAAGGATAGATACAAAAATTGTGGAGCTAATGGCCGCAAGTATTTTGCGGATCATTTTAGCAAAAGAGTATTTATGTCCACTCTTTACAACGAATTAAACGAATTGAGGAGTAAGAGAAATGTCCCTGTATTTTAA
- a CDS encoding ATP-binding protein, whose product MIPDYSKAEDSAIEFKEALEEKKVRSWLKSVSAFANTCGGSGTDTPYFYTSDGNNIAYVRQGNQSIPCPRHMLMSLTLKGQNRTYDSYPSAYKSNELNFLALAASYKIKTATDFEPERDLVSFGLLDYRSGFLTNAGVLFSDQAPYRHSSVFCTRWNGSTKGTIGDDALDDKEYYGNLLYLLENAETFVKNNSKNKWSIMGMTREERPDYPQAAVREALINALMHRDYQIIGSEIHIDMYDDRLEITSPGGMPEGHLIQELDLNHVPSLRRNIIISDLFHRMHLMERRGSGITRILRAYERMGRKPLFYSESSYFTVMMPNVNYIDKRQNDSFDDADQRNREWLIADKAGPSRGRVRAESGPSQDLISCK is encoded by the coding sequence ATGATCCCGGATTATTCAAAAGCCGAAGATTCCGCCATAGAATTTAAAGAGGCTCTTGAGGAGAAAAAAGTCAGAAGTTGGCTAAAGTCAGTATCTGCCTTTGCCAACACGTGCGGCGGGAGTGGAACGGATACCCCATATTTTTACACAAGCGATGGAAATAATATCGCTTATGTACGTCAGGGCAATCAATCCATTCCCTGCCCGAGACACATGCTCATGTCTTTGACCCTAAAGGGACAAAACAGAACTTATGACAGTTATCCAAGCGCTTATAAGTCGAATGAGCTCAATTTTCTGGCACTGGCCGCGTCATACAAAATCAAGACTGCGACTGATTTTGAGCCTGAACGCGATTTGGTCTCTTTTGGCTTGCTTGATTATAGAAGCGGTTTTTTGACCAACGCCGGCGTCCTCTTCTCGGATCAGGCCCCATATAGACATTCGTCTGTTTTTTGTACTCGCTGGAACGGATCGACAAAGGGAACTATTGGTGACGATGCCCTTGATGACAAAGAATATTATGGAAATCTTCTTTATCTGCTGGAGAATGCGGAGACCTTTGTAAAGAATAATTCAAAGAACAAATGGAGCATCATGGGAATGACGCGCGAGGAACGTCCTGACTATCCTCAGGCAGCCGTGCGCGAAGCGCTGATCAATGCCCTTATGCACCGTGACTATCAGATAATAGGCTCTGAAATTCATATTGATATGTATGACGACAGATTGGAAATCACTTCTCCCGGAGGAATGCCGGAAGGGCATCTAATTCAGGAACTGGATCTCAACCATGTCCCCTCATTGCGCAGAAATATAATCATCTCCGACCTATTCCACCGCATGCATCTTATGGAACGCCGGGGAAGCGGGATAACGCGCATACTCAGAGCCTATGAACGGATGGGAAGAAAACCATTGTTCTACTCTGAGTCATCTTATTTTACCGTTATGATGCCTAATGTTAATTATATCGATAAAAGACAAAACGATTCTTTTGACGATGCCGATCAAAGAAACCGTGAATGGCTGATTGCGGATAAAGCGGGGCCGAGTCGAGGCCGAGTCAGGGCCGAGTCGGGGCCGAGTCAGGACTTAATCAGCTGCAAATAG
- a CDS encoding SDR family oxidoreductase, which produces MKYLVLGSNNMVGHVVALFLIEHGNDVLGYDDLPSPLFHSIGASLYDLRALKACIVKGSFDAVINCTAVINEFAEQDKAEAVFINAFIPHYLEKITVGTQTIVVHRSTDCIFSGKRGRYQLSDTPDADSFYARTKAIGEIINSKDITIRTSLVGPELNPSGAGLLNWFMGQTGQINGFTKAIWTGLSTVEFSKEIDSLVRMRAHGLFQCVPATSISKYDLLKLFAKTMCVDKQIIPAENRFVDKSLVQSIEDYQLKIPSYENMMTQMAEWITQHKNLYPHYFIQGEK; this is translated from the coding sequence ATGAAGTATTTAGTTCTCGGCAGTAATAATATGGTGGGCCATGTAGTTGCGTTATTTTTGATTGAACATGGCAATGATGTGTTGGGGTATGATGATTTACCGTCCCCATTATTCCACAGTATCGGTGCAAGTTTATACGATCTCAGAGCGTTAAAAGCTTGTATCGTAAAGGGTTCTTTTGACGCAGTTATAAACTGTACTGCTGTCATTAACGAATTCGCTGAACAGGATAAAGCGGAGGCTGTATTTATTAATGCCTTCATTCCGCATTACCTTGAAAAAATCACGGTTGGAACCCAGACAATTGTCGTTCACAGAAGTACGGATTGTATTTTTTCTGGAAAACGCGGGCGTTACCAACTGAGTGATACGCCAGATGCAGATAGTTTCTATGCCAGAACAAAAGCTATAGGAGAAATTATCAACAGCAAAGACATTACTATCCGTACGTCGCTGGTTGGCCCAGAGTTGAATCCATCGGGGGCAGGGCTGCTGAATTGGTTTATGGGGCAAACTGGTCAGATAAATGGTTTTACAAAGGCAATCTGGACGGGACTATCCACAGTGGAGTTTTCTAAAGAAATAGATTCGTTGGTAAGAATGCGTGCTCATGGTCTATTCCAGTGTGTTCCGGCAACGTCAATAAGCAAATATGACTTGCTAAAGCTCTTTGCGAAAACCATGTGTGTCGACAAGCAAATCATACCAGCCGAAAACAGATTCGTGGATAAATCCTTAGTGCAATCGATAGAAGATTATCAATTAAAGATTCCTTCATATGAAAACATGATGACGCAAATGGCAGAATGGATAACGCAACACAAGAACTTATATCCACATTACTTTATACAAGGAGAAAAATGA
- a CDS encoding sugar transferase: MYMPIKRALDIVLSLLGLLFLSPVFIAVIAAIKLDSSGPVLFKQKRFGIHKSYFDIYKFRTMRIDTPKDMPTHLLSNPDAYITKTGKFLRKTSLDELPQIINILVGQMSVIGPRPALWNQYDLIAERDKYGANDIRPGLTGWAQINGRDELPIEVKARYDGEYVKKMSFLFDCKCFIGTIACVLKKEGVVEGGTGVIMAKQREQGKSDFTCDANFNKTQGMPRE, translated from the coding sequence ATGTATATGCCGATCAAACGCGCGCTGGATATTGTCCTTTCACTGTTAGGGTTGCTGTTCCTCTCCCCTGTCTTTATTGCCGTCATAGCGGCAATAAAACTGGATTCGTCCGGCCCCGTCCTTTTCAAGCAGAAACGTTTCGGTATACACAAGTCATACTTCGACATCTATAAATTCAGGACGATGAGAATAGACACGCCAAAGGATATGCCGACTCATCTGCTGTCCAATCCTGATGCCTATATCACAAAGACAGGAAAGTTTCTGCGCAAAACGAGTTTAGACGAATTACCACAGATAATAAATATACTAGTAGGGCAAATGTCCGTCATCGGCCCGCGCCCCGCGCTCTGGAACCAGTACGACCTCATCGCCGAACGCGACAAATACGGAGCCAACGACATCCGCCCCGGCCTAACCGGCTGGGCGCAGATAAACGGCCGCGACGAACTGCCGATAGAGGTAAAGGCCAGATACGACGGCGAATACGTAAAGAAAATGAGCTTCCTCTTCGACTGCAAATGCTTCATCGGTACCATCGCCTGCGTACTGAAAAAAGAGGGCGTCGTAGAAGGCGGCACGGGTGTTATTATGGCAAAGCAAAGAGAACAAGGAAAATCTGATTTTACCTGCGATGCTAATTTTAATAAAACACAAGGAATGCCAAGAGAATGA